GCTATCCGCGCAGTGTGGAACAGATGCAAGCCCTGGATCGCATGCTTAAAGCCCAAGAAGAAGTGCGCTTAAAGGGCGTTGTAGAGGTCAAGGTGAGCGAGCCGGTGGCTAGGGAGAGGGTTTTAGGACGCTCAAGAGGGGATGATGACAATTTAGAAGTCTTTAACAAGCGCATGCAGGTTTATAGCGAGCCTTTGGAGAGTATTTTAGAGTTTTATAAAGCCCTTGAGGTGCATCAAGAAATCAATGGCGAACGGGGCATTGAAGAGATTGTGAGCGACATTGAAAACTACATTAAAACCAATTTATAAGGACAACTATGCAAATCCAACACATTAAAACCGGTAAAAATCCCGATGCGATCAACGCGATCATTGAAATCCCCTATGGCTCTAAAGTGAAATACGAGGTAGATAAGGACAGCGGTGCGGTGGTGGTCGATCGCGTGCTCTACCCCTCCATGGTTTATCC
This portion of the Helicobacter felis ATCC 49179 genome encodes:
- a CDS encoding adenylate kinase, encoding MKNLFLIIGAPGSGKTTDAQLIAQRNSEQMVHYSTGDLLRAEIAQQTERGKRIAEFTNKGDLVPLDIVIDTIISAIKSAPRDVIIIDGYPRSVEQMQALDRMLKAQEEVRLKGVVEVKVSEPVARERVLGRSRGDDDNLEVFNKRMQVYSEPLESILEFYKALEVHQEINGERGIEEIVSDIENYIKTNL